Proteins encoded in a region of the Candidatus Obscuribacter sp. genome:
- a CDS encoding phytanoyl-CoA dioxygenase family protein — translation MADLSIEAKQYFELAKSREFWLALNPDYTISNRRKKVTPLALTTKQMALIREQLREEGYFKIDEVLPKDEMARLANLVANVKKENWASAFAFVYDESWELFYYLDDLMTQLLGKRYFVLPAFWAFFVEPGSTNTGWYPHRDRTRQVTVDKEGNSISLNVWIPVTDADPLNGCMYILPAHQDINYPNNLQNTGPSNLQDIRAIPAKAGSIIVWNEAVYHWGGRSSKYATHTRMAMALAFQNCAYEPFEKPLLKALELPSFEERLSLIAYQMLRYQMQGRLSPVLKELSVALAELGPPLVVFDQGGPYYYDADGEHVGKRRVAK, via the coding sequence ATGGCAGATCTCTCAATCGAAGCTAAACAATATTTTGAGCTGGCTAAGAGCCGCGAATTTTGGCTTGCTCTAAATCCAGATTACACCATCTCCAATCGTCGCAAAAAGGTCACCCCGCTTGCACTTACAACCAAGCAAATGGCTCTTATCCGTGAGCAGCTGAGAGAAGAAGGCTATTTTAAAATCGACGAAGTCTTACCCAAAGACGAGATGGCTCGACTGGCCAACCTGGTTGCCAATGTCAAAAAAGAAAACTGGGCCAGTGCTTTTGCTTTTGTCTATGACGAGAGCTGGGAGTTGTTTTATTATCTTGACGACCTGATGACCCAGCTTTTAGGCAAACGCTATTTTGTCTTGCCTGCCTTCTGGGCCTTTTTTGTGGAGCCTGGCTCCACTAATACCGGCTGGTATCCACACCGCGACAGGACCAGACAGGTCACCGTGGACAAAGAAGGCAATAGTATTTCGCTCAATGTCTGGATTCCTGTTACTGACGCAGATCCTCTTAATGGATGCATGTATATATTGCCCGCCCATCAAGACATCAATTATCCAAACAATCTACAAAACACAGGACCAAGCAATCTACAGGACATCCGCGCAATACCGGCCAAGGCTGGCAGCATCATTGTCTGGAACGAAGCTGTTTATCACTGGGGTGGACGCTCCAGCAAATATGCCACGCATACGCGCATGGCTATGGCATTAGCTTTTCAAAACTGTGCCTATGAACCATTCGAAAAACCATTGCTTAAGGCTCTGGAACTTCCAAGCTTTGAAGAGAGACTATCTCTTATTGCCTATCAGATGCTGAGATATCAAATGCAAGGTCGTCTCAGCCCTGTGCTCAAAGAGCTAAGCGTAGCGCTGGCAGAGCTCGGTCCGCCCCTGGTGGTTTTTGATCAGGGTGGTCCTTATTACTATGACGCTGACGGTGAGCATGTCGGCAAACGGAGGGTAGCAAAATAA
- a CDS encoding prolyl oligopeptidase family serine peptidase, with protein MALLVDAAGIVFFVLFLNSQGTIKKLKKQRAVVASDIQYMRNAQALSGGSPSTVEGKETFISKLDGAEDYYVYTPPAVKGAQSDSILFVYFHGMGSTALEPYLVPKDRTLAKLVCQQNPRASFLSPNYRGDSSWLNETAILDVDQNIRSVTNRYPAAKIVLIGTSMGGCSALAYSYLAPNEIKSKIVGVVSCESAGDLTQLYKITNSNLVKAGMARAYGGTPDTVGKAYEKTSILNNISQLNPKVKYSILSASKDGVVPPKMQTQLIDGLQKAGIKCKLIDFDEKHGVPESTNYEQGINFVLEAN; from the coding sequence GTGGCACTCTTAGTCGATGCAGCGGGGATTGTGTTTTTTGTGCTATTTCTCAATAGTCAGGGCACAATCAAAAAACTAAAAAAACAAAGAGCCGTAGTGGCCTCTGACATACAGTACATGCGCAATGCCCAGGCACTGTCTGGTGGCAGCCCCTCCACAGTAGAGGGCAAAGAAACTTTTATTTCAAAATTAGACGGAGCGGAAGACTATTATGTCTATACACCGCCAGCAGTTAAGGGTGCACAGAGCGATTCTATCCTCTTTGTCTACTTCCACGGTATGGGCTCTACAGCTCTAGAACCATATCTAGTACCAAAAGATCGCACCCTGGCAAAACTTGTTTGTCAGCAAAATCCACGCGCCTCATTTTTATCACCTAATTACCGCGGCGACTCATCCTGGCTAAACGAGACAGCCATACTGGACGTAGATCAAAATATCCGCAGCGTGACAAACCGCTATCCCGCCGCCAAAATAGTCCTTATCGGCACATCAATGGGCGGTTGCTCAGCACTGGCATATAGCTATCTGGCCCCCAATGAGATCAAAAGCAAGATTGTCGGCGTAGTCTCTTGTGAGTCCGCAGGAGATCTTACTCAACTCTACAAAATCACCAATAGCAATCTGGTCAAAGCTGGCATGGCTAGAGCTTATGGCGGCACACCGGATACTGTAGGCAAAGCCTACGAAAAAACAAGCATCTTAAATAACATCTCGCAACTAAATCCCAAAGTAAAATACTCCATACTCTCGGCCAGCAAAGACGGCGTGGTACCACCCAAGATGCAAACGCAGCTAATAGACGGACTACAAAAAGCTGGGATAAAATGCAAGCTCATAGATTTTGATGAAAAACACGGTGTACCTGAATCCACCAACTACGAACAAGGTATCAACTTTGTTTTAGAGGCTAACTAA
- a CDS encoding NUDIX hydrolase: MAFADSRVTVDVVVLKATTAGAKTKSDFEILLIERGHPPFAGSYALPGGFLDDTDESLERAGQRELMEETAVKVELKDLINFGGYGDIGRDPRGRTVTVAFAVIIDKSQASQAKAGDDARQFAFFALDKLPDLAFDHARIISDALKRLSIQ; this comes from the coding sequence ATGGCTTTTGCAGATAGTCGAGTCACAGTAGATGTTGTTGTTCTCAAAGCCACTACTGCTGGTGCAAAGACCAAAAGCGACTTTGAAATTTTACTTATTGAGCGAGGACATCCACCCTTTGCTGGCTCTTACGCCTTGCCCGGCGGCTTCCTCGATGATACAGACGAGAGCCTGGAGAGAGCTGGCCAGCGCGAGCTTATGGAAGAAACAGCAGTCAAAGTAGAGCTAAAAGATCTAATCAATTTTGGCGGCTATGGCGATATCGGTAGAGATCCCCGGGGTCGCACTGTGACTGTTGCTTTTGCAGTAATTATCGATAAGAGTCAAGCAAGCCAGGCAAAAGCAGGAGATGACGCCAGACAATTTGCCTTTTTTGCCCTGGACAAATTACCAGACCTGGCTTTTGACCATGCCCGCATTATTAGTGATGCCCTTAAGCGGCTCTCAATCCAATAG
- a CDS encoding nuclear transport factor 2 family protein, whose translation MTIIKQSKVALLSLWALSLTLYGSSAAQAADGNEPNDKEMPKQNCHVKCNDPHAACEESQKVIDTLHQITRCLSNGEFKALSENMDEHVTTFDEATKKLICGREAVIAEMKSRYEKSLALSQGGTVSYTIDSPYAKVNGKYATVTFKVLKNIVGKTNLSYESRSTDVFIKEDGVWKMLHYVGTWKKINS comes from the coding sequence ATGACAATTATCAAGCAATCAAAAGTTGCTCTTCTCAGTCTCTGGGCTCTGAGCCTTACACTCTACGGCTCGTCTGCCGCTCAAGCTGCCGATGGCAATGAGCCTAATGACAAAGAGATGCCCAAACAAAACTGTCATGTCAAATGCAATGATCCGCATGCTGCCTGTGAAGAATCACAAAAGGTAATTGATACTTTGCATCAGATCACTAGATGTCTGAGCAATGGCGAATTTAAAGCGCTCTCCGAAAACATGGACGAGCATGTCACCACATTTGATGAAGCTACCAAAAAGCTGATTTGCGGACGTGAGGCTGTTATTGCCGAAATGAAGTCGCGCTACGAAAAGTCACTGGCGCTCTCTCAGGGCGGGACTGTCAGCTATACCATCGATAGTCCTTATGCCAAGGTCAATGGCAAATATGCCACAGTCACCTTTAAGGTGCTAAAAAACATAGTCGGCAAGACCAATCTATCCTATGAATCCCGCTCCACAGATGTCTTTATCAAAGAAGACGGAGTCTGGAAAATGCTCCACTATGTGGGCACCTGGAAGAAGATTAATAGCTAA
- the nadC gene encoding carboxylating nicotinate-nucleotide diphosphorylase → MQPLESALARTSSTFDDNRESLIETLLALGFVEDFGGLPAGIQSLPLSLLDSKTLSGSALDITTLATIAQDKLVKAELVLKQKATVACLDIFKRVLAVLDPNVKVTILVADGTQIDQVPATVATIEGQARALLMGERLALNLVQRLCGIATLTRQYTALASPKGIKILDTRKTTPGLRALEKRAVLAGGGTNHRMGLFDAVLIKDNHIQAAGSITEALAQVERYLKAHPQIKLQKPVEVEVASIEQLDEALKLGVEAVLLDNMKPEIVRQAIQKISTYKKNCFVEVSGGVNLSNLETYLIDGVNAISIGALTHSATNIDLSLEF, encoded by the coding sequence ATGCAGCCACTAGAAAGCGCCTTAGCCAGGACCAGTAGCACCTTTGATGACAATCGCGAAAGCCTGATTGAAACTTTACTGGCGCTCGGTTTTGTCGAAGATTTTGGTGGACTGCCCGCTGGCATCCAATCCCTCCCCCTCAGCCTGTTGGACTCAAAAACTCTCAGCGGCAGCGCACTCGATATCACTACACTGGCTACAATCGCCCAGGACAAGCTGGTAAAGGCCGAGCTTGTCCTCAAACAAAAGGCAACTGTGGCCTGTCTCGACATTTTTAAAAGAGTCCTGGCAGTCCTCGATCCAAATGTCAAAGTAACCATCCTGGTGGCTGATGGCACCCAAATAGATCAGGTACCAGCCACAGTGGCCACTATCGAAGGTCAAGCCAGAGCGCTTTTGATGGGCGAGAGGCTGGCGCTAAATCTGGTGCAAAGACTCTGTGGTATTGCCACCTTAACAAGACAGTACACCGCTCTGGCCAGCCCTAAAGGCATCAAAATACTGGACACACGCAAAACCACACCGGGCTTAAGAGCCTTGGAAAAACGCGCAGTCCTGGCTGGAGGCGGTACAAATCACCGCATGGGACTCTTTGATGCGGTTTTGATCAAAGACAACCATATCCAGGCGGCAGGCTCGATTACAGAGGCGCTAGCCCAGGTAGAACGTTACCTTAAAGCACATCCACAGATCAAATTACAAAAGCCAGTGGAGGTGGAAGTAGCCTCTATAGAGCAACTGGATGAAGCACTAAAACTGGGTGTGGAAGCGGTTTTGCTTGACAATATGAAACCAGAAATAGTGAGACAAGCAATCCAGAAGATATCTACCTATAAGAAGAATTGCTTTGTTGAGGTCTCTGGTGGAGTAAATCTTTCAAACCTGGAGACATATCTGATCGACGGCGTAAACGCTATATCCATTGGCGCTCTGACACACTCGGCAACCAATATCGACCTCTCTCTTGAGTTTTGA
- a CDS encoding response regulator transcription factor gives MNPPTKIFIMDSDRLSLVTLSLWLDQERDFQIVGTSLPTGNIERRIIDSQPDLVFFNISSAGIDALSTLRRLKQVRSDLPVILLYDGDKKDLEGPLAQESDAQLSPEVSLKELVDVMKKFGYRQKVVTGSHLFMVKAG, from the coding sequence ATGAACCCGCCTACGAAAATTTTCATCATGGACAGCGACAGATTATCGCTTGTCACACTGAGCCTGTGGTTGGATCAGGAAAGAGATTTCCAGATTGTCGGCACATCGCTACCCACAGGCAATATCGAGCGTCGCATCATCGATAGCCAACCAGATCTGGTCTTCTTCAATATTTCGTCAGCTGGCATTGATGCTCTGTCTACTCTGCGCAGACTCAAGCAAGTACGGTCAGACCTGCCTGTTATCCTCCTTTATGACGGTGACAAAAAAGACCTCGAAGGTCCTCTGGCTCAAGAGTCTGATGCGCAACTATCACCTGAAGTCTCACTAAAAGAACTTGTGGACGTCATGAAAAAGTTTGGCTATCGCCAGAAAGTAGTGACTGGCTCACACCTCTTTATGGTCAAGGCCGGCTAA
- a CDS encoding SDR family NAD(P)-dependent oxidoreductase, which produces MHLPQNLTAIITGASTGIGRGLATTLATIYKARMVLTARSEHELTTLKQEVEKRGGEAIIYAADITTSGVTATLVKECIKNFGSLNLLVNNAGMAIPGRFDELSEEDWRKVMEVNFFSTLTLTQQALPELKAAKPAKIVNISSVAGKIAFPGSISYCASKFAMTALSEGLAAELASDDIQVITVCPGWVRTEFFEKNDVPLEKNPTSIARQSDLQGLMMKHVLSISTEQCVRKIVEALESGKSRELVLTLPGKIAERLHGTAPDLMRALASKIPASKRREI; this is translated from the coding sequence ATGCACCTTCCCCAAAATCTTACAGCCATTATCACCGGTGCATCCACTGGCATCGGGCGGGGTCTGGCAACAACACTTGCCACTATCTACAAAGCGCGCATGGTTTTGACGGCACGTAGCGAGCATGAGTTAACTACGCTCAAACAAGAAGTAGAAAAACGCGGCGGTGAAGCAATAATCTATGCCGCTGATATCACTACCAGTGGTGTCACAGCTACCCTCGTCAAAGAATGTATAAAAAACTTTGGCTCACTCAATTTACTTGTAAATAACGCTGGTATGGCTATTCCCGGTCGCTTTGACGAGCTTAGCGAAGAAGACTGGCGCAAAGTCATGGAAGTCAATTTTTTTAGCACATTGACTTTGACTCAGCAGGCACTGCCTGAGCTAAAAGCAGCAAAACCAGCCAAAATAGTCAATATATCTTCGGTGGCAGGCAAAATCGCCTTTCCGGGATCTATTAGTTATTGTGCCAGTAAATTTGCCATGACGGCATTGTCAGAGGGTCTTGCTGCCGAGCTGGCCAGCGACGATATCCAGGTAATTACAGTCTGTCCAGGATGGGTGCGCACAGAATTTTTTGAGAAGAACGATGTGCCTTTGGAAAAAAATCCCACCAGTATTGCTCGTCAGTCGGATTTGCAAGGACTTATGATGAAGCATGTACTATCCATCAGTACCGAACAATGTGTTAGAAAAATTGTGGAAGCGCTGGAAAGTGGCAAGTCCAGAGAACTGGTCCTGACCTTACCCGGTAAAATCGCCGAACGCTTGCATGGCACAGCACCAGATTTGATGCGCGCTCTGGCCAGTAAAATACCGGCTAGCAAAAGAAGGGAAATTTAG
- a CDS encoding tetratricopeptide repeat protein, which translates to MSIDENVDALLRLLPEMEKSLGPDHPDLADYLISLGLLLYHDSRFDEAEDLFKRALDMRERLLAVDHPDVAAALNHLGLVYLAQGRYADAEPLFKRALFVQEKTLGPEHLSIASALNNLGDLYVTLSRHSEAEEVIRRAIKIRERYLGFEDSGLIDVLNSLANIYYEQGRNPDAEPLFRRVLKIEERLHGHDHPNVANALNNLAALFTDKEQFEQAEPLHRRALGIRERVLSPDHPKVAESLNNLGWLYHQNGNHARAESLYKRAIEIWERALGPDHSFVAACLENYADLLRKTNRGSEAVSLDQRVKEIRSKFME; encoded by the coding sequence GTGTCAATAGACGAAAATGTAGATGCATTGCTCAGGCTCTTGCCCGAGATGGAAAAGTCGCTGGGACCGGATCATCCGGACCTGGCTGATTATTTGATATCTCTAGGGCTTTTGCTTTATCACGACAGTCGCTTTGACGAGGCCGAGGATCTCTTTAAGCGCGCCCTCGATATGAGAGAGCGCCTTTTGGCTGTGGACCATCCGGATGTAGCTGCCGCCTTAAACCATCTTGGTCTGGTTTATTTGGCTCAGGGCCGCTATGCCGATGCTGAGCCTCTTTTTAAAAGGGCGCTTTTTGTCCAGGAAAAAACCCTTGGTCCAGAGCATTTATCCATTGCCTCTGCTCTCAATAATCTTGGTGATCTCTATGTCACTCTAAGTAGGCACAGCGAAGCTGAAGAAGTAATCAGACGGGCCATAAAAATCCGTGAACGCTACCTGGGATTTGAAGACAGCGGGCTTATCGATGTCTTAAACTCGCTAGCTAATATCTATTATGAGCAGGGACGTAATCCCGATGCTGAGCCGTTGTTTAGAAGGGTACTTAAAATCGAAGAACGGCTCCATGGTCATGACCATCCCAATGTGGCTAATGCTCTCAATAATCTAGCCGCACTCTTTACTGACAAAGAACAATTTGAACAGGCCGAGCCACTGCACAGACGTGCACTCGGGATAAGAGAGCGGGTTTTGAGTCCGGACCATCCTAAAGTGGCTGAGAGTCTCAATAACCTGGGCTGGCTCTATCACCAAAATGGCAATCATGCCCGGGCCGAAAGCCTCTATAAACGTGCCATAGAAATTTGGGAACGAGCCCTTGGACCGGATCACAGCTTTGTTGCTGCCTGTCTCGAAAATTATGCTGATCTGTTGCGCAAGACTAACCGTGGCAGTGAAGCCGTATCACTTGATCAAAGAGTAAAAGAAATCCGCTCTAAGTTTATGGAGTAG
- a CDS encoding pyruvate, phosphate dikinase has product MTEQPSKSTTKKLTRRVYLFEEGYEALDGDREAMKEAFGGKGAGLAEMTRSGVNVPPGLTILTTCCREYTANGGKMLDGLMDEVNQQLAHVEAKLDRKLGDLQKPLLLSVRSGAKFSMPGMMDTILNLGLNDKTVESLAKLTDNPRFAWDSYRRFIQMYSNVVLEISKDQFEDILEDMKDELKVHTDSDLTVENLKKLVVLYKAYVLKKSGKDFPQDTKVQLSGAIEAVFRSWNNNRAVYYRNLNKIDHNLGTAVNVQSMVFGNFDNNSATGVCFTRNPSTGEKLLYGEYLTNAQGEDVVAGVRTPKKIVDMAKEMPKMYEELLANIGRLEKYYRDMQDIEFTIEQGKLFLLQTRNGKRTAAAAIKVAVDMVKEEIITKEEALMRVEPLQLNQLLLPSFVADDKQKAKAAGRLLATGLNASPGAAIGKIVFNPDEAEKRALSGEKIILVRIETCPDDIHGLVPAQGVITSRGGMTSHAAVVARGMGKPCVAGCEALKINLDREEMVVGTKTFKNGDIVSIDGTTGEIFEGAILTSEPDFSEDFRHILQWADSVRRLGIRTNADTPADAKLAREFGAEGIGLCRTEHMFMSHDRLPVVQKMILSVTDSERQEALDKLLPMQRDDFYGIFKAMDGLPVTIRLLDPPLHEFLPKEEELIEAVATMRAKGVTGPELRTKETLLDKVRELKESNPMMGLRGCRLGLVFPQINKMQVRAIFEAAIAVQKEGIKVLPEIMIPLVGHVNELKFARITLESVAKEVMAEAKEDIAYKFGTMIEIPRAALTADAIAEYAEFFSFGTNDLTQMTFGYSRDDAEGKFLQRYLDGVDIDGVKNKVLQNNPFEVLDTEGVGKLMKIAVELGLKTRPDLKLGICGEHGGEPSSIAFAHQIGLAYVSCSPFRVPVARLAAAQANLTGVERDK; this is encoded by the coding sequence ATGACCGAACAGCCCTCAAAATCCACTACCAAAAAACTGACCAGGCGAGTCTATCTTTTTGAAGAGGGCTATGAAGCACTCGACGGCGACAGAGAAGCCATGAAAGAAGCATTTGGTGGCAAGGGTGCTGGTCTGGCTGAGATGACCAGATCTGGTGTCAATGTTCCTCCCGGTCTCACTATCCTCACTACTTGTTGCCGCGAGTACACCGCTAATGGTGGCAAGATGCTCGATGGTTTGATGGATGAAGTCAATCAGCAACTGGCACATGTAGAAGCTAAGCTGGACCGCAAACTGGGCGACTTGCAAAAACCGCTTTTGTTATCGGTACGCTCCGGTGCTAAGTTTTCGATGCCAGGTATGATGGATACCATCCTCAATCTCGGTCTCAATGACAAAACCGTAGAGTCTCTCGCTAAGCTAACTGATAACCCCCGATTTGCCTGGGATAGTTACCGCCGCTTTATCCAGATGTATAGCAATGTGGTTCTGGAAATAAGCAAAGATCAATTCGAAGACATTCTCGAAGATATGAAGGATGAACTCAAAGTCCACACTGACTCTGACTTGACTGTTGAAAATCTGAAAAAACTTGTTGTCCTCTATAAAGCGTATGTCCTCAAAAAGTCAGGCAAGGACTTCCCTCAGGACACCAAAGTCCAGCTTAGTGGCGCAATTGAGGCGGTGTTTAGATCCTGGAACAATAACCGCGCTGTCTATTACCGCAATCTCAACAAAATTGATCACAATCTCGGTACAGCAGTTAATGTGCAATCCATGGTCTTTGGCAATTTTGATAATAACAGTGCCACTGGTGTTTGCTTTACTCGCAATCCCAGCACTGGCGAAAAATTGCTCTATGGCGAATACCTCACCAATGCTCAGGGTGAAGATGTAGTAGCCGGTGTGCGTACGCCTAAAAAAATCGTCGACATGGCTAAAGAAATGCCCAAAATGTACGAGGAGCTATTGGCTAATATCGGTCGTCTCGAGAAGTACTACCGCGATATGCAAGACATCGAATTTACAATCGAGCAAGGCAAGCTCTTTTTGCTCCAGACTCGCAATGGTAAGCGTACTGCTGCTGCTGCTATCAAAGTGGCAGTAGATATGGTCAAAGAAGAAATCATCACCAAAGAAGAAGCTTTGATGAGAGTGGAGCCACTGCAACTTAATCAATTGCTTTTGCCATCATTTGTCGCCGATGACAAACAAAAAGCTAAGGCTGCTGGCAGACTGCTAGCTACTGGTCTCAATGCTTCACCGGGAGCCGCTATTGGCAAAATCGTTTTCAATCCAGATGAGGCTGAAAAACGAGCACTGTCTGGTGAAAAAATCATCCTGGTGCGTATCGAAACCTGCCCAGACGATATCCACGGTCTAGTACCTGCCCAAGGTGTAATAACCAGTCGTGGTGGCATGACCAGTCACGCTGCTGTCGTTGCTCGCGGTATGGGTAAGCCCTGTGTGGCAGGCTGCGAAGCCCTCAAAATCAATCTTGATCGTGAAGAAATGGTGGTGGGCACAAAGACATTTAAAAATGGCGACATCGTATCAATCGATGGCACCACTGGTGAAATCTTTGAGGGTGCTATTCTTACATCCGAGCCTGATTTTAGCGAAGACTTCCGTCATATTTTGCAATGGGCTGACTCTGTAAGACGTCTTGGTATCCGCACCAATGCTGATACTCCAGCTGATGCCAAATTGGCTCGCGAGTTTGGTGCTGAAGGCATCGGTCTTTGCCGCACCGAGCACATGTTTATGAGTCATGATCGCTTGCCTGTAGTGCAAAAGATGATCCTGTCGGTGACCGATAGTGAGCGTCAGGAAGCACTCGATAAGCTTTTGCCGATGCAACGTGATGACTTTTATGGCATCTTTAAGGCTATGGATGGATTGCCTGTCACAATCAGGCTATTGGATCCACCACTGCACGAGTTTTTGCCCAAAGAAGAAGAACTTATTGAAGCCGTTGCCACCATGCGTGCTAAGGGCGTGACTGGTCCAGAGCTGCGCACCAAAGAGACTTTGCTTGATAAAGTGCGTGAGCTAAAAGAATCCAACCCCATGATGGGGCTGAGAGGATGCAGACTGGGACTGGTCTTCCCTCAAATCAATAAGATGCAGGTAAGAGCCATATTTGAAGCAGCAATTGCTGTGCAAAAAGAAGGCATCAAAGTCTTGCCTGAAATCATGATCCCTCTGGTTGGTCATGTTAACGAACTCAAGTTTGCGCGTATCACCCTTGAGTCCGTGGCTAAAGAAGTGATGGCCGAAGCTAAAGAGGACATTGCTTATAAATTTGGCACCATGATAGAAATCCCCAGAGCTGCCCTCACTGCTGATGCCATTGCCGAATATGCCGAATTTTTTAGCTTTGGTACCAATGACTTGACCCAGATGACTTTTGGTTATAGCCGAGATGATGCTGAAGGCAAGTTTTTGCAACGCTATCTTGATGGAGTGGACATAGACGGCGTTAAAAACAAAGTCTTGCAAAACAATCCTTTTGAAGTACTCGATACCGAAGGGGTGGGCAAGCTGATGAAAATTGCTGTAGAGCTTGGCCTTAAAACTCGCCCTGACCTAAAATTGGGTATCTGTGGTGAGCATGGCGGTGAGCCCAGCTCTATTGCATTTGCCCATCAAATCGGACTGGCCTATGTCAGCTGTTCGCCTTTTAGAGTGCCAGTCGCTCGCCTGGCAGCGGCTCAGGCTAATCTGACCGGGGTTGAGCGCGACAAATAA
- a CDS encoding kinase/pyrophosphorylase, with amino-acid sequence MSDSSGETAESVARAALVQFEPGHASIYRLPQVRSASQIPALVKEIANRGSIIAYTLVLPEYRETLEAEANKYKIPTIDLLGPLIGRISHLTGTTPLSQPGRLHLLDETYFRRIEAVDFAIRFDDGKNPDGILQADVVLIGVSRTSKTPNCMYLAHHYGLKAANVPLISGVEPPLALFKVNPRKVVGLHIDPYLLQEIRTTRAQVLGMPGTTDYADPDRIMQEVRQAKKLFRELKCHIIDVSSKAIEETSSEIFLLMRE; translated from the coding sequence ATGTCTGATTCATCGGGTGAGACTGCTGAGTCTGTAGCAAGAGCGGCACTAGTCCAGTTTGAGCCCGGTCATGCATCCATATATAGACTGCCGCAGGTACGCAGTGCCTCTCAAATACCGGCCCTGGTCAAAGAGATTGCTAACCGCGGATCAATTATTGCTTACACACTGGTTTTGCCTGAATACAGAGAGACTCTGGAGGCGGAAGCCAATAAGTACAAAATACCCACTATCGATTTGCTAGGTCCCTTAATTGGACGCATATCGCATCTTACCGGGACCACTCCGCTTTCTCAGCCAGGTCGTTTGCACCTTCTCGATGAGACATACTTCCGCCGCATAGAGGCCGTGGATTTTGCTATCAGGTTTGATGATGGCAAAAATCCAGACGGTATTTTGCAGGCAGATGTCGTCTTAATCGGTGTGTCGCGCACCAGTAAAACACCTAATTGTATGTATCTGGCTCATCACTATGGACTCAAAGCCGCTAACGTGCCACTGATATCAGGGGTAGAGCCACCTCTGGCTCTGTTTAAGGTCAATCCTCGCAAAGTTGTTGGGCTGCATATTGATCCCTATCTCTTACAAGAAATCCGCACCACCAGAGCACAGGTACTGGGCATGCCTGGCACCACTGATTACGCCGATCCAGATCGCATTATGCAAGAAGTAAGACAGGCTAAAAAGCTTTTTCGAGAGCTCAAGTGCCATATCATCGATGTTTCTTCAAAAGCAATTGAAGAGACTTCTTCAGAAATATTTCTCCTGATGAGGGAGTAA